A window of Clostridioides sp. ES-S-0010-02 genomic DNA:
TTTTTAATAAAAATACTTTTAGTATGGGAGGATTGGTCAAATGGTAGGATTTACTTGGATAGATTTTGCAATACTAGTAGTTTACTTATTGGCAGTTTTATTTGCAGGATTGTTATTTTCAAAGAAGGAAATGAAAGGAAAAGAGTTCTTCAAAGGTGATGGAACTATTCCATGGTGGGTTACATCAGTATCAATATTTGCCACATTATTAAGCCCAATATCATTTTTATCACTAGCAGGTAATTCTTATGGTGGAACATGGATTTTATGGTTTGCACAATTAGGTATGTTTATAGCTATACCTTTAACAATAAAATTCTTCTTACCTTTATACAGTAGATTAGAGATAGATACTGCATATGAATACTTAGAAATGAGATATGAAAGTAAAGGACTTAGAGTACTTGGAGCTTTAATGTTTATAATATACCAAATAGGACGTATGTCTATAATAATGTATCTACCATCAGTAGTTTTAGCAGGTCTTACAGGAATACCTGTAAATGTGTTAATAATAGTTATGGGGGTAATAGCAATAATTTATTCATATACAGGTGGATTAAAAGCTGTTTTATGGACTGACTTTATACAAGGTATGGTACTAATAGTAGGTGTTACAGGTACGCTATTTTATTTAATATCAAGTATAAATGGCGGATTTGGAACAGTGATGGATACTCTTACAAGTGGGCATAAGTTCTTAGCAACAAATGAAGTTATGTTTGATAAAAACATACTATCTACAAGTGCATTTATAATATTTGTTGGAGCTGGTCTTAATACTTTTTCATCATATGTATCAAGTCAAGATATAGTTCAAAGATTTACTACAACAACTGATATAAAACAACTTAACAAAATGACATATGGAAATGGTGTTTTATCAATGGGACTTGCAACAGTATTTTATCTAATTGGAACTTGTTTATTTATATACTATACTCAAAACCCAGATTTAGCACAAACAGTTCAACAAGACCAAGTATTTGCATCATATATAGCTTATGAATTACCAGTAGGTATAACAGGAATACTACTTGCAGCAATATATGCAGCATCTCAGTCAACTTTATCAACAGGGCTTAATTCAGTTGCTACAAGCTGGACTTTAGATATACAAACTATTATAACAAAAGATATGAGTATGGAAAGACAAACTAAGGTTGCACAATATATATCATTAGGAGTAGGTATACTTTCTATAGTTGTTGCAATAATCTTAGCAAATGGAGAAATAAAGTCAGCATATGAATGGTTCAATAGTTTTATGGGGCTAGTTCTAGGAGTTTTAGCAGGAATATTTGTACTTGGTGCGTTTTGTAAAAGAGCAACTAAAATGGGAGCATATATTGGATTTGCAGTATCAGCAATTTTAGTTGTTTATCTAAAATATAGAATGCCAGAAGTAACTTCTTGGGCTTATTCTCTAATAACAATAACTACTTCTGTAGTAGTAGGAACAGTATTTAGTGCAATAGAATCTAAAGTTAAAGCAAAAGTATCTTTACCAAAAGCTGAAACTACAGTTTATTATGAAAAATAATATAGAATTTAAATAAGAAATTATCCTATAGAGTGGCTAGATTAGAGTGATTAGATATATAAATAATCTAGCTACTCTATAAGAATGTATAAAGAACTGTATATGTAAAAAACCTGAAAGTAGAATATACTTAAAATTATATAGGGAGATAGTGATTATGATATTTGGAAGTATAAATCATAGTAAGACATATTCAACATTACACGAAGACTTACTTAAGTGTTTTGAATATGCTAAAGAAAATTCATTGATAGATTACGAAAAAGGGACTCATACAATAGATGGTGATGATATCTTTGTAAATATTGTTGAGTATAAAACTTGTGAAAAAGAAGAAAGATTCTGGGAAGCTCATAAGAAATATATAGATGTACACTTGATGCTAGATGGATGCGAAAGAATAGATTTGAACTTTATAGAAAATTTAGAGCAAAAGACATATGAAGAAGATAGTGACTTTTTGCCTCTTGATGGGAAAAACAATGGATATGTTGAACTTAGAAAAGGTGATTTCTTAGTATGTTATCCAGAAGATGCACATATGACAGCAATAAAAGTTTCAGAAAAAGAAAATATAAAAAAAGCTATTTTTAAGGTTTTGGTTAGATAATGAAAATTTATATAACTACTAAGGCTGAAAATAGTGATTTAACTTTCAGCGATTAGTGATATTTCGTAAATTTTAGTTAGATTACTATTTTCAGCCTTAGTTTTTTATAAGAAAGTTTAAATAGATATTAAAAGGTTTAGAATTGTATAGAGGAGTTAATTTATGGATAAAATAGATGTATTTTTATTAATAGGACAAAGTAATGCGAGAGGCTTAGGAAATCCAAAAGACAGTGTTATTCCAAATGAGAATTGTTTTGAATACTTAAGTAGCAACGAGATTATAAACATGAGATGTGAATTAGAGACTTCTGAAGGAGATGGTACTATAGCACCTGCATTTTCAAATGAGTGGAATAGACTTACTGGTAATAAAGTTTGTTTTATACACAATGCAAAGGATGGGTCAAGAATAAAAAATTGGAATCATGATAATAACTGGTTTTTAAATGACACTATAGAAAAATTTAATGCAGGGTGTAATACTTTAAGCAAGAATTATAAAATAACAAATAAATATGTTATTTGGATTCAAGGTGAAAGTGATGCAAAGTATGGTAGTGATGTTTTATACTATAAAGAGAGTCTAAAAAAAATTGCATATAGACTAAAGGAAGAATGTATCATTGATAAAATGTTTGTTAGTTTAACTGGTTATTGGCTTGGAGAAGATGAATATTTTGTTAGAACAAGACGAATTGCAGCAGCACAAGAATTTGCTTGTAATGAATGTGACATATTAAGCATAGGAAGCAAAATTGCTATGAAATTTCATGACCAAGGTCTAACTATTGATGATGTACATTATAGTCAAGAAGGTCTTAATATGTTGGGAGAAGATTTATGTAAGAATATTTATAAATATCATATAACTGAGAAAAAAATTATATTAAAGGATACCATAGATTTATCAGAAGCGAGAAAATATATCTGTGAGTTGGAAAAAATAAATAAAAAATTCATGTAATATAAAATTTTAATTAGTAATATTGGTTATAAAAATAATTTGTATGGAGATATGTTATGAAAAATTACGTTTGTATAGATATTGGAGGTACTTCAATAAAATATGGATTTATTAGAGAAGATGGGTTAATAATCGATAAATCCAGTTTAGATACTGAAGCAAAAGAAAAAGGTGGACCAGGAATATTATCTAAAATAAAGAAAATAGTTAAAAAATATATGAAAGAAAACAATATTGATGGGATATGTATATCAACTGCAGGTATGGTTGACCCAATTGAAGGTAGGATAGTATTTGCGTTAGAAGAATTAATTCCAAACTATAAAGGTATGGAATTAAAGAAAGAGATAGAAAAAGAATTTAATATAAAATGTGAAGTTGAAAATGATGTTAATTGTGCTGGCCTTGGTGAAATGTGGCTTGGAGCAGGTAAGGGAGCAACTTCTTCTATATGTATGACAATAGGTACTGGTATTGGTGGTTGTGTTATAATAAATAATAAGCTTATAAATGGATTTAGTAATAGTGCTGGTGAAGTAGGATATATGAATATGAATGGAAGTACTTTCCAAGAACTAGCATCAACTAGTAGTTTGGTAAAAAAATTAGCAAAAATAAAAAATATGGATGAAAATGACCTAAATGGGAAAATAATTTTTGATTTAGCAAAGAATAATGACGAAGATTGTTTAAAAGAATTGGATAATATGATAAAATCATTAGCAATTGGTATTGCAAATATATGTTATGTAATAAATCCTGAAGTTGTAATTTTAGGTGGTGGAATAATGGCACAAGAAGAATTTCTAAAACCTAAAATAGATAGAGCATTAAA
This region includes:
- a CDS encoding YhcH/YjgK/YiaL family protein, which produces MIFGSINHSKTYSTLHEDLLKCFEYAKENSLIDYEKGTHTIDGDDIFVNIVEYKTCEKEERFWEAHKKYIDVHLMLDGCERIDLNFIENLEQKTYEEDSDFLPLDGKNNGYVELRKGDFLVCYPEDAHMTAIKVSEKENIKKAIFKVLVR
- a CDS encoding ROK family protein yields the protein MKNYVCIDIGGTSIKYGFIREDGLIIDKSSLDTEAKEKGGPGILSKIKKIVKKYMKENNIDGICISTAGMVDPIEGRIVFALEELIPNYKGMELKKEIEKEFNIKCEVENDVNCAGLGEMWLGAGKGATSSICMTIGTGIGGCVIINNKLINGFSNSAGEVGYMNMNGSTFQELASTSSLVKKLAKIKNMDENDLNGKIIFDLAKNNDEDCLKELDNMIKSLAIGIANICYVINPEVVILGGGIMAQEEFLKPKIDRALKEILIERVYKNTNVEFAKRQNDAGMLGALYNFLNKI
- a CDS encoding sodium:solute symporter is translated as MVGFTWIDFAILVVYLLAVLFAGLLFSKKEMKGKEFFKGDGTIPWWVTSVSIFATLLSPISFLSLAGNSYGGTWILWFAQLGMFIAIPLTIKFFLPLYSRLEIDTAYEYLEMRYESKGLRVLGALMFIIYQIGRMSIIMYLPSVVLAGLTGIPVNVLIIVMGVIAIIYSYTGGLKAVLWTDFIQGMVLIVGVTGTLFYLISSINGGFGTVMDTLTSGHKFLATNEVMFDKNILSTSAFIIFVGAGLNTFSSYVSSQDIVQRFTTTTDIKQLNKMTYGNGVLSMGLATVFYLIGTCLFIYYTQNPDLAQTVQQDQVFASYIAYELPVGITGILLAAIYAASQSTLSTGLNSVATSWTLDIQTIITKDMSMERQTKVAQYISLGVGILSIVVAIILANGEIKSAYEWFNSFMGLVLGVLAGIFVLGAFCKRATKMGAYIGFAVSAILVVYLKYRMPEVTSWAYSLITITTSVVVGTVFSAIESKVKAKVSLPKAETTVYYEK